GGCGACGGTGTTCATGCCGGTCGGCGCGCCGCTGCCCAAGATCGCCGCGACGCGGGGCTACGGGGCCGAGGTCGTGTTCCCGGGGCCGACCGTCGACGAGTGCCTCGTCGCCGCGCAGGAGTACGCCGACGAGAGCGGCGCGGTCCTCATCCATCCCTTCGACCACCCTGACGTCGTCAGCGGGCAGGGCACGATCGGGCTGGAGATCATGGAGGCGTGCCCCGACGTCCGGACGATCGTGTCGCCGGTCGGCGGCGGCGGGCTGCTCGCCGGCATCGCGGCGGCCGCCAAGGGGATCGCGGAGGAGACGGGCGGGCCGAAGATCAAGGCGCTCGGCGCGCAGGCCAAGCGCGCGGCGGCGTTCCCGCCCTCGCTCGCCGCGGGCCGGCCCCTGGCCGTCGAGGTCGAGCCGACGATGGCGGACGGCATCGCGGTCGGCCGCCCCGGCAGGCTGACCCACGCCATGTTCGGCGAGCTGGTGGACGCGGTCGTCACCGTGACCGAGGAGTCCATCTCCCAGGCCCTGCTGCTGTGCCTCGAACGCGCCAAGCAGGTCGTCGAGCCCGCGGGGGCGGCCGGGGTCGCGGCGCTGCTGGAGCACGGGTACGCGGTCGAGCCGCCCGTGGTGGTGGTGCTGTCGGGCGGCAACATCGACCCGCTGCTGCTGTCGAAGGTGCTGCGGCACGGCCTGGCGGGCGCGGGACGCTACCTGGTGGTCCGCTGCCGGCTGAAGGACCGTCCCGGCGCGCTGGTGACGCTGCTCAGCGAACTCGCGGAGCTGGGCGTCAACGTCCTGGACGTGATGCACGAGAGGGTCGCGGCCCGGCTGCACGTGGAGGAGGCCGAGGTCCTCATGCACCTGGAGACGCGGGGCTCCGACCATTCGGAGGACGTACTGGGCCGCCTCCGCGAGCGGGGCTACACCCTCACGCTCAGCTAGGGCGGCCTTGACGCGCCGCCCTCGCCCGGTCGCCGGACGAGGGCGGGCACGGTCACGCCGGCGTCACAGGGACGGCTTGCCCTCGGAGTAGAGCCACGCGTCGGCCCACTTGTCCAGCTTCTTGTGCGAGAGCCGCTCGGCGAAGCGGACGAAGTCCGCCGTCGAGGCGTTGCCGTAGCGGTACGCGGCCGGCCACTCCTTCAGCAGCCGGAAGAACGCCTTCTCGCCGATGGTCTTGCGCAGGACGTGGACGGCCATTCCGCCGCGGTCGTAGACGAGACCGTCGAAGATGTGGTCGCGTCCCGGGTCGGCCACCACGTTCCGCCACAGTTCGTCGTCCGCCGGGGTCGAGTAGACCGCGTCGAAGCTCTCCTGGACCGGCGTCCCCTCGAACTTCTCCGCGTACAGCCACTCGGAGTACGTCGCGAAGCCCTCGTTCAGCCAGATGTCGGACCACCGCTTCGGCGTCACCGAGTCACCGAACCACTGGTGGCCAAGCTCGTGCGCGAGCAGAGCGCCGCTCGGGACGGCGCCCGGTCGGCGGCCCAGGTCGTACACCGGGCGGCCCTGCGTCTCCAGCGCGTACCCAAAGCCGCCCTTGACGACGATCCCGCCCGTCGAGGTGAACGGGTAGCGGCCGTACAGCGACGCCTGGAAGTCCTGGATCTCGGCGGTCTGCCGGTGGAACTTCCGCGCGTCGTCGGGCTTGATGTTCATGGCCCGGTCGGTGGCGGTCAGGTTCGGCACCCGGTCGCCGGTCCGCCCGGTGATGACGTCGTACTTCCCGATCGCCAGCATGGACAGCTCGCTCGCCATCGGATGCCGCATCACCCAGCGCGTCGTCGTCTGCCCGTTCTTCGTCCACGTGCCGCGCAGGTCGCCGTTGGACAGCGTGGTGAGGTCCTTGGGCGCCGTGAGCGTGAACGTGTACGTCGCCTTGTCGGTCGGGTGGTCGTTGACCGGGTAGACCGTCGCGGCGCCGAACGGCTGGTTGACCATCACCGCGCCGTCGTCCGTCGGGATCCAGCCGGACGTGCCCAGCGTCGCGTCGTTGATGGGCCGCGGGACGCCCGAGTAGGCGACCGTCACCGTGAAGTGCCGGTTCTTCCGCAGTCCCTTGCGCGGGGTGATGACGAGTTCCTGCGCCCCGGTCCGCTTGAAGGACGCCTTGGTCCCGTCCACCTTCAGCGACGAGATGGTGAACGGGCCGAGGAAGTCCAGGTTGAACCGCGACAGGTTCTGCGTGGCCCGCGCCTTGATCTTGGTGACGGCCCGGACGCCCCTGGTTCCGGGGTCGTACTTCAGGTCGATGTCGTAGTGGGCGACGTCGTAGCCGCCGTTGCCCATGTCGGGGAAGTAGGGGTCGCCCGCTCCCGGCGCGCCCGGCGTGAACCGCGCGGCGGCGCTCGCGGGCGCCGCCGGCACCGCGAGAGCCGCGGCGACGCCCAGCGTCACGGCGGCGAGGGCTCTGGGGGTTGTGCTCATCGGCCTCGTCCTCGGTGCTCCTCGGTGACGGCCGCCGCTCCGTCACGACGGCCATGATCGAGACTTTCTCGTGATCGGGGCCGGATCAAGCGCGATCAGGTCTCGAATGCGTGAGCATGGGAGGCCCTTTGTGGCCGCATGCGGCCCCGGTTACCCGGAGCGCGGACCGGGGGAACGGCGCGGGCTACTTGGCCGGGCGGCCCTTCTTGTACAGCCAGTCGTCGAAGAAGTCGTCGAGCTTCTTCCCCGAGACCTTGTTCGCCGTCGCGACGAACTGGGCCGTGGTCGCGTTGGAGTGCCGCCGCTCCTTCGCCCACGTCCTGAGGATCTCGTAGAAGACGTCCTCGCCGACCCGTTCGCGCAGCGCCACCAGCGTCATCCCGCCGCGGTCGTACACCGAGCGCCCGAACATCCGCCGGCGGCCGGGGTCGCCGGGCGGGTTGTCCCACAGCTCCTTCGCCATGGGGCTCTCGTAGCGCTCGTCGAACTGCCGCTGGACGGACGGGCCGCCGCTCTTCTCCTCCCACAGCCACTCGGCGTAGGTCGCGAAGCCCTCGTTCAGCCAGATGTCCTTCCAGCCGGTGACGCTGACGCTGTTGCCGAACCACTGGTGCGCCAGCTCGTGCGCCACGATGCCCGGCCGCGCCCCGAACGACCCGTACACCGGGCGTGTCTGGGTCTCCAACGCGAAGCCGACCTCGGCGTTGTCGACCAGGCCGCCGGTGGACGTGAACGGGTAGGGCCCGAACAGCTTCGAGAACTCCTCGGTGATCTCGATGTTCAGGTCGTGGAACTCGTCCAGGTCGACCGTGGGAAGGGTCGGGTCCACCGCGGTGATGACCTGCACGCCGCTCTCGGTCCGCCCCGTCCGCACGTCGAACCGCCCGACCGTGACCGTGGCCAGGTACGTCGCCATCGGCTCCCGGACGCGCCACTTGCTCGTCGTCTGGGCGCGGCGATGCCCGATCGGCTCGATGCCCGGGCCGCTCGGGGGCCCGTCCGGGCCGGTGCCGGGAGGTCCGCCGGGCGTGCCGGGCGTCTGGCCGCCCGTCCCGGTGAGCGGCGTCTCGGGCTCGCCGTTGGCGATCGCCGTCAGCCCCTGCGGGACCGTGATCTCGAAGTCGAACGTGGCCTTGTCGCTCGGGTGGTCGTTGCTCGGGAACCAGGACTTCGCGCCGCTCGGCTGGCACGCCACGAACACCCCGTCGGACGTGCGGATCCAGCCGTAGGTGCCGAGCACCGGGTCCGACACCGGCTTCGGCGATCCCGAGTACTCGATGACCGCGGTGAACTCGGCGCCCTTCTTCAGCGGTTTCGCCGGGGTGACCTCCAGCTCGCGACCGGCGCGCTGCCGCCGCGCGGGCGCGCCGTCCACCTTGATGGACCGCACGTCGAGGCCCTCGAGGTCGAGGTTGAACCGGGCCAGCCGCTCGGTCGCCTTCGCCTTGATCGTGGCCGTGCCCCGCAGTTGTTCGGCGGCGTCCGGGTCGATGTCGAGCTTCAGCCCGTAGTGCTGGACGTCGTAGCCGCCGTTGCCGTCGCCGGGCACGTAGTCGTCGCCCGCGGTCGCCTGCCCCGCCGGTCCCGTCGCGGCCGAGCCGGGGGACGGGCCGGAAGTGCCGTCGTCATCGCCGAACGGGGACACCTGGCAGGCCGCGGTCAGCGACCCCGCGACGGCGAGCGCGGCCAGTCCCGCGGCGCCACGGAACGCGGTCCGGGAGCCGTGGCGGCAGGGGATGGGGGATCTTCCGGCCTTGTGCACCCGCCAAGAGTGCCCGGACGGGTGCGCGCGAGGCAACTCGGGCCGGGACGCCGGATCAGCGGCGGGCGTAGGGGTCAGGGACGTTCGGACCGGCCTTGGCGACGACGGTCCGCGCGACCTTGCAGTGGAGGGCCTGCTTGCGCGGGTCCCAGAGGATCCACGCGACGTTGATGAGGCCGATGCACCCGCAGATGCCGCCCAGCACGCTGTAGAACGCGGAGCGTCCCGCGGCCTGGCCGGTCGTGATCGCCTGCCCGTCGGCCTCGCGGACCACCCTGATCCCCAGGAGCTTCTTGCCGAGCGTCTGCCCCCATCTGGCGTGCATCAGCCAGTAGTAGAAGAAGCCCAGCACGACGCCGATCGCGTTGCTCGACAGCTGGTCGGAGGTGTACATCGACTGGTTGTTCTCCGGGTTGAAGACGCGGTTCCAGTCGACGAACGGCAGCGAGATCAGGCTGGTGACGATGCCGACGAGGACGATGTCGACGATGGCGGCGCCCAGCCGCGCCCAGCGGCTCGCCAGCCCCTGGGCCGGGTCGAAATAGCCTCCCGCGCCGCCGTACCCCTGCCCGCCGGGGTACTTCGGCAGCCCACCCGGCCCTTGCTCCTGCCCGTACGGCTGCTGCCCGTAGGGCTCCTGGCCGTACGGTTGCTGCCCGTACGGTTGCTGCCCGTAGGGCTGCTGTTGGCCGTGGGGCTGCCCGTAAGGGTCCTGCCCGTACGGTCCCTGGCCATAGGGCTGTTGCTGCCCGGGGGGCTGCTGACCGTAGTGCTGCCCGCCGTGGGGCTGCTGACCGCCCGGCTGCTGCCGCCCGCCGTACTGCCCCGGTTGTTCGGGCCCCTGCGGGTGACCGTGCGGCCGCTCTTCCGGTTCGTCCCCGGACGCGGGGTCGTTCGGCGGTTGCGTCATGCGGAAAGGTTGGCCGCGCCGCCGCCGTCCAAACATCGCCGCGTCCGGGGACGTTGCGAACTTTGCGCCACGATGATCGAAACTTGCCCGCGGCGCGGGCGCTCACGACCGGGCGTACGGGTTCGGCGCCCACGGCGGCGCCTTGACCACCAGCGTTCCCGCCACCTTGTCGTGCACGGCCTGCTTCTGCGCGTCCCAGAGGATCCAGGCGTTGTCGAGCATCCCGAGCGCGCCGATGAGCGCGCCGCCGGGCACGAGGTTGAGCAGGGCCGTCGCGACGGAGACGGCGTAGACGAACGCCTGCCTGCCGATCGCCTGCCGCCAGGTCAGCGCGGAATGGCCGGCGACGCTCACCACCCGGATGCCCAGGGCCTTCTTGCCGATCGTCTGCCCCCACTTGGCGTGCGCGACGGTGAAGTACGCGAAGCCCAGCAGGAACACGACCACGTACGCGCCGATCAGCCGGGGGATGTGGTAGAGCTCTGTCAGTTCGGTGACCGGTTCGCCGGACGACATGGACTCCTCCATCGCGTCCCACCGGATGGAGAACAGGACGGCCGGGATGCTCACGACGCCGAGGATGAGGGAGTCGAGGAGCGCCGCTCCCAGCCGCGCCCAGCGCCCGGCCAGATGGTCCTGCGGGCCGCCGGGCCCCGGAAGCGGCTGCCCCGGAGGGCCGTAACCGGGCTGTGGCCCGGCGGCGCCGGCCCCGGGGGCGGGGACGGGCGGCGGCGCCTGGCCGGGTCCTGCGCCGTAGGTGCCCTGGTACGGCGGAGGGCGCTCGGGGGTGCGGTCGGGACCGTCCGGCGCCGGGGACTCCGGATCGGGGGCCTGCCCCTCTTCGTCCCGGAACTGGGGGTTCTGCGGCGGTTCGCTCATGCGCCTCAGTGTGCCGGTAAACGCGGGCGCGCGGTCACCCGGCGGCGATCCGGGGCCGGACCGTGGGGGGAGCCGTCCGGCCCCGGACCGCACCTGCCCCGGACCTGCCGGGGCCCCCGGGCGGCCTCAGAGGTTCCCGCGGCGCGCCTGCTCGCGCTCGATCGCCTCGAACAGCGCCTTGAAGTTGCCCTTGCCGAAGCCGAGCGAGCCGTGCCGCTCGATCATCTCGAAGAACACCGTCGGCCGGTCCTGGACGGGCTTGGTGAAGATCTGCAGCAGGTAGCCGTCCTCGTCGCGGTCGACGAGGATGCGGCGCTTCTGCAGCTCCTCGATCGGCACCCGCACCTCGCCGATGCGCTTCCGCAGGTCCGGGTCCTCGTAGTACGAGTCGGGGGTGTCGAGGAACTCCACGCCCGCCGCCCTCATACGGTCCACGGTGGCGAGGATGTCGTTGGTGTTGAGCGCGATGTGCTGGACGCCAGGCCCGCCGTAGAACTCCAGGTACTCCTCGATCTGCGACTTGCGCCTGCTCTCCGCCGGCTCGTTCAGCGGGAACTTCACCTTGCGCGTCCCGTCCGCGACGACCTTGGACATCAGCGCCGAGTACTCGGTCGCGATGTCGTCGCCGATGAACTCGGCCATGTCGGTGAAGCCCATGACCCGGTGGTAGAAGTCGGCCCACTCGTTCATGCGCTCGACGTTGCCGACGCAGTGGTCGATCCCTTGGAAGTAGCGCTTCTCCGGCGGCTCCACGATCGGGTCGGCGGGCGCGAACCCCGGAAGGTAGGGGCCGGTGTAGTTCGAGCGGTCGACGAACGAGTGGCGGGTCTCGCCGTAGGTGGCGATCGCCGCGATCGTCACCTTGCCGTGCTCGTCCTCCAGGACGTGCGGCTCCTCAAGGCCCTTCGCCCCGTTCTCGACGGCATGCCGGTACGCGGCCTCCACGTCGGGGACCTCGATCGCGAGGTCCACCACGCCGTCGCCGTGCTCGGCGACGTGCCGGCCGAGGTCGGTGCCCGCCCGCACCGGGCCGCGGAGGACGAACCGGGCACTGCCCGACTCCAGCACGTGCACCGCCTCGTCCGGGCTGCCGTTCTCCGGGCCGCGGTAGGCGACCCTGCGCATGCCGAACGCGGTGGAGTAGTAGTGCGCCGCCTGCCGGGCGTTGCCGACGGCGAAGACGACGGCGTCCATCCCCTTGACCGGAAACTCATCCATGCCACCCAATTTCGACGTGCGCCTACAAGCTGTGCAAGAGTGGCTTCATCTGCTGGGCAATCTGTACAGTAAACCGCGAAATTCGTCCGTCGCTCTGTACATCGTGACCATGAACCGCGGAGGGTGGCGTGCCGATCGACGAACTGGACGGCCGGCTGATCGAGCTGTTCACCGCCGAACCCCGCGTCGGCGTCCTGGAGGCGTCCCGGCGGCTCGGGGTCGCGCGCGGCACCGTCCAGGCGCGGCTCGACCGCCTCGCCCGCGACGGGGTCATCTCGCGCTTCGGACCCGAGATCGACCCCGCCGCCCTCGGCTACGGGGTGACCGCGTTCGTGACGCTGCAGCTGCGGCAGAGCCGGGGCCGGGGGGAGAGCGGTCACGATCCCGTCGGCCGGAGGCTCGCCCAGGTGCCCGAAGTGCTCGAAGCCCACACCATCACCGGCCCCGGCGACATGCTGTGCCGCGTCGTCGCGCGCAGCAACACCGACCTGCAGCGCGTCATCGACGTCATCGTGGACGTGGAGGGCGTCGAACGGGCGTCCTCGGTGATCTCACTGGCGACCCAGGTGCCCTACCGCACGCTGCCCCTGGTCCGCGCCACGGCGGAACAGGCGAAAACCGCGCGGGGCGAAAGAACCACGAGAACCGGAAGAACCACACCGGACAAACAGAACGCCCCGCACCAAAAACGACCCGCGACCTAAGTCCCATCCGCTAAACCGGCCGATAATGCGCAAAACCGGCAAAACCAACCCGGTCGACCGCGTGAGGCACGGGGCCGGGGTGTGCGCGGTGTCCGGGAGGGTTCGAACTGCGGGGGCGTGGATGCGACGAAGCCCGGGGGGTCGTCCCCCGGGCCGGTGGAGCGGGGTACCCGGCAGCACCCCGCTCCGTGGAAAGACCTGGTCGTTCTCCGTACGGGCGTCAGTCGGCTCCGTACGGGGTGGCGTCGAGGATCTCGACGGTCATGCTGCGGCCGTTCGGCAGCGCGTAGGTGGCCTTGTCGCCGACCTTCTTGCCGTTGATGGCCGCTCCGAGAGGCGAGTTCGGCGAGTACACGTCGATGGGGGCGCCGACCTCCTCCCGTGACGCGAGGAGGAACGTGACCTCTTCGTCGTCCCCTTCGAAGGAGACCGTGACGGTCATGCCGGGGCCGACGACGCCCTCGGTGCGCGGCGCCTCGCCGACGCGCGCGTTCTCCAGGATGCTCTGGAGCTGGAGGATGCGGCCCTCGATCTTGCCCTGTTCCTCTTTGGCCGCGTGGTAGCCGCCGTTCTCGCGCAGGTCCCCTTCCTCCCGCGCCGCTTCGATCTTCTGTGCGATCTCGATGCGGCCCGGGCCCGACAGGTGCTCCAGCTCAGCCTTGAGCCGGTCGTACGCCTCCTGGGTGAGCCAGGTGACGTTGTCAGCGCGGGTCTCGGTCACGGGTACTCCTCATCCACATGTTGCGATCTCGTCCGTCCGCGCGGACGGGCGTCACATCGACATGAAGTGCGGCCGGGTGAAACCTCTAGCCTATCCGGTGTGTGCGGGTAAAGGTTCCCTGATCTCGGCGTCTGCAATCCGCCAATCGTCATTCGCGCTTCACCCGGTGCGGCCGCGCCATGCGGGGTCCGGCGAATCGGTCCGGAGCCGGCCGCCTCAGACCGCGCGGCAGCCGTGAATTCTGGCCCCGGTCGCCCTTCGCGGGGTGGTGAGCGTCTCGGTGTCCCGCACCTTGGACGTTCCCACGGGCAGGACGACCTCCTTCTCCGCGAGGATCTCGAAATCCGGGTCGAAGGCGTCGACGGTACAGCGCACTTCGTCGTCCTCCCCCTTGGCGACCAGGTAGGTGATCTTCACCGACGTGTCGGCGATGTCGAAGGCGACGGTCTCCGCCATGATGCCGGGAGTCCGCCCGGCGTTCATGTAGATCACGCCGAAGCCGACGGAGGCCAGGGCCACGAGCACGCCGATGACCACCAGTCCCAGGGGGCGCCTCCGGTCCTCGGAGGGACCGGCGGGCTTCGACACGCTCGTCGTCATGGCGGGGAATCTCCGTGCGGTGTGCGGACGTTGTCAGGGACAATTCTCGTCTGTCATGGCGCGTGCCTCGAACCGGGGCCGCTCTTAGGTCCGTTAAGGAGAACACAGGTGTCCGAGGTCATCGGCGATCCCACGTTCGAGAGACCCCGTGGCGGCGACGAGCCGCTGCGCCTGATGGCGGTGCACGCCCACCCCGACGACGAGTCCAGCAAGGGCGCGGCGACGATGGCCAAGTACGCGGCCGAGGGCGTCGAGGTCCTCGTCGTGACCTGCACCGGCGGCGAGCGCGGCGACATCCTGAACCCGGCGATGGACCGTCCCGAGATCAAGGCCGACATCGGCAAGGTCCGGCAGGAGGAGATGGCCCGCGCCCGCGAGATCCTCGGCGTCCGGCAGAGCTGGCTCGGTTTCGTCGACTCCGGCTTCCCCGAGGGCGACCCCCCGCCGCCGCTCCCCGAGGGCTGCTTCGCGCTCCAGCCGCTGGAGACCGCCTCCGAGCCGCTGGTGCGCGCCGTCCGCGAATTCCGCCCCCACGTGATGCTCACCTACGACGAGAAGGGCGGGTACCCCCACCCCGACCACGTGAAGTGCCACGAGGTCTCGATGGAGGCGTTCGAGGCCGCGGGCGACCCGGAGCGGTACCCCGGCACGGGCGACCCCTGGCAGCCGCTCAAGCTCTACTACCACCTGACCTTCAACAAGGACCGCATCCTCGCCCTGCACAACGCGATGGAGAAGGCGGGCCGTGAGTCGCCCTACGGCGACTGGATCAAGCGCTTCGACGAGGAGAGCGAGCGGAGGGCGAAGTGGGAGGTGACCACCCGCGTCCCCTGCGCCGACTACTTCGAGACCAGGGACCGGGCCCTGCTCGCCCACGCCACCCAGATCGACCCCAACGGCTTCTGGTTCGTCGTCCCGCTGGACATCCAGCGTGAGGCGTGGCCCACCGAGGACTACCATTTGGCCAGGTCCCTCGTCGACACCGAGCTGCCGGAGGACGACCTGTTCGCCGGCGTCCGGGAGAAGGTGTGTCTGTAGTGCTGTCTCTCGTCGTGGCGCAGGGCGACGACAACTTCCCCCTGAACGACGACACCGTCTCCCCGGGCTTCCTCGGGCTCGGCGTCGTGCTCCTGCTCGGGCTGGTGATGGTCCTCCTCATCCGCTCGATGAACAAGCAGGTGAGGAAGATCCAGGCGCCGCGCGAGGCGGAGCTGATCCAGCAGGAGTGGGAGCGGGCGGAGGCCGCGAGGGCGGCGAAGGCCGCCGGTGCCGGACGGGACGCCGCCGAGCCCGCCGGTTCCGGGCCCGCCGGTTCCGGGTCCGGGGACTCCAAGGCGGGCGATTCGCGGGCGGGCGACCCCGACCGGGCGGACGACGCCTGACCCGTCCGCCTCGGTTGGACTCCGCCGCGCCCGGGGAGGACCCTTCCCGTGCGCGCGAACATCGAGGACTCCTACGCCGAGCTCGCCCCGGCGGCGGCCCGGCTGCTGCGGCTGCTCAGCCTGTATCCGGGCGACGAGATCGGTCCCGGCGTCGCCGCCGCGCTCGCCGACGTCCCCGAGTCGCGGGCCCGCCGGCTGCTGGACGCGCTGGCCGCCCGCGGCCTGGTCGCCGAGAGCGGCGGCCGCTTCCGGCTTCCCGACTCCGTCCGCGCCCATGCGCGCGAACGGGCCCGGCACGAGGACAGCGAGGCCGACCGGAACGCGGCGCTGCGCCGGGCGCTCGACCACCACCTGTCCGCCACCGCCGCCGGAGAGGCGGGAATCGAGGCGGAGGGCCTCGCGCTGCTGGAGCGGGAACGCTGGGCGGAGGTCGCCGACGTCCTGGAGGAGGACCTGCGCGACGCCGAGCGCGCCGGCGACCACCACGCGGAGCTGCGCGCCCGCCTCGACCTCGGCCGCGCGCTGACCCGCGCGGGCGACACCGCCCGCGCGATGGAACTGCTCGGGCCGCTGCCGGACGAGTTCGCGGCCCTGCCCGTCCCCGACCAGACCGCCCGCGCCGAAGCCCTGGCGGGCCTGGGGGAGGCGTACCTGCAGGCGCGGCGGCCGGTCGCGGCGACGAACTTCTTCGGGCAGGCGCTGGAGATCCTGCGCGGGGAGAGCGACGTCGACCGGCAGGGCGACATGTTCGTCGGCATCGCCGACGCCGCCCGCCACCGCGGCGACCGCGCCGCCGAGAACGCCGCGCTGGACCGCGCCGCGGAGCTCTACGAGTCCGTCCACAGCCCGAAGGCCGCCCGGCTCGCCGAACGCCGCGCCGCCCGCTGACGTCAGACCTTGCCGTGGTCCCAGCTGACCACCCGGTCGGGCTCCATCACGATGAGGACGCGCTTCTCGAGCGCCTTCTCGATGCCCTCGGCGACGACGGGGTCGACCGGCTCGCCGATCTCGGGCACCGGCAGGCCCGCCATGCGGGACCCCACGACCATGCCCACCTTGCTCCTGGGCTCGGGGTCCTCGATGATGAGGCCGCGGCCGTAGAGGGCGACGCCGCGCAGCTCGTTGTACTCCACGCCGTCCTCGACGAGGCACGTCATCGTGGGATTGCGGCGCAGGTTCTGCACCTTCTGCGACTTCTTGTACGTGGTGAAGGCGATCTTGCCGTCGAGCAGCGCGTAGAACATCGTCACCAGGTGCGGCTCGCCCTCCTTGCCGACCGTGGCGACCTGGACCTTGAAGTTGCCGGCGAGGAACGACGCCACCTCGTCGGGCGTCATCTTGATCTGCTCGCGCTTGCTGCCTCCGGCCAAGGGGGGCCTCCCTAACGCTTGCTCGCTGCGACGCGCACAGGATAACCAGGCGCTTTCGGCCCGGTTCACCCGGCACCATGGTGGCGTGTCAGTCCGCGATCTGATCGTCCTCGGCTCCGCCAGCGCGGTGCCGACCAAGGCCCGCAACCACAACGGCTACCTGCTGCGCTGGGACGGCCACGGCGTCCTGTTCGACCCGGGGGAGGGGACGCAGCGGCAGATGTCCCGCGCCGGGGTGTCCGCGCACGACGTGACGTGGATCTGCGTGACCCACTTCCACGGCGACCACTGCCTCGGCGTGCCCGGCGTCGTCCAGCGCATCGCCCGCGACGGCGTCGAGCACCCGGTGGACGCGGCGTTCCCCGCGAGCGGCCGGACCTACTGGGAGCGGCTGCGGCACGCGACCGTCTTCCGCGACACCGACGTCGTCCGCGAGCGGCCCGTCTCGGGCGAGCGGATGCGGCTCGACACCGGAGACGCGCCGTTCACCCTGGAGGCGCGCCGGCTCTCCCATCCCGTCGAGGCGTACGGGTACCGGCTGGAGGAGCCCGACGGCCGCACGATGCTGCCCGAGGAGCTCGCCGCGCGCGGCGTGCGCGGCCCGCTCATCCGCCGGCTCCAGGAGGAGGGCCGGATCACGGCTCCGGACGGACGCACGGTCACCCTGGAGGAGTGCAGCGTGCCCCGTCCCGGCCAGAAGGTCGCGTTCGTCATGGACACCCGCCTCTGCGACGGGGCGAGGGAGCTGGCCGACGGGGTCGACATGCTCGTCATCGAGTCCACGTTCCTCCAGGAGGACGCCGACCTCGCGGCCGAGTACGGCCACCTCACCGCCGCCCAGGCCGCGTCGGTCGCGGCGGAGGCCGGTGTCCAGCGCCTGGTCCTGACGCACTTCTCCGAGCGCTACCCCGCCGAGGACGAGCACCGGTTCCTGGACGAGGCGTCCGCCGTGTTCGGCGGAGAGATCACCCTCGTCCACGATCTCGATCGGATCTCCATGCCGCCGCGTCGCCTAAACGTTCCTGAACGTGGGCAGGAGTCCCACCATGGCTGACGAAGTCGACATCGTGGTGATCGGTCTGGGTCCAGGGGGAGAGGATGTCGCCGGGCGGCTGGCGGAGGCGGGCCTGTCCGTCGCCGCCGCGGAGTCCCGCCTGGTCGGCGGGGAGTGCCCGTACTACGCGTGCATCCCCACCAAGATGATGGTGCGCGCCGCCGGGCTTCTCGCCGAGGGCGGCCGGATCCCGGGGATGGCGGGCGAGGCGTCCGTCCGCGCGGACTGGGCGCCGGTCGCGGCCCGCATCCGCGACGAGGCGACCGACGCGTGGGACGACAAGGTCGCCGCCGACCGCCTCACCGGCAAGGGCGTCGAGCTCGTCCGCGGCGACGGCCGCATCACCGCGCCGGGCGAGGTCACGGTGAACGGCCGCGTGTTCCGCGCCCGCCGCGGCATCGTCCTCAACACCGGCACGTCGCCCGCGGCGCCGCCCGTCGACGGGCTCGCGGGCGTCCCCTACTGGACGAACCGGGAGGCCGTGCAGGCCACGCGCGCGCCGGAGTCGCTGCTCGTCCTCGGCGGAGGCGTCGTCGGCGCGGAGATGGCCCAGGTCTTCTCCCGCTTCGACTGCCGCGTCACCGTGGTGGAGGCGGCCGACCGGCTCCTCCTGAACGAGGAGCCGGAGTCCGGCGAACTCCTCCGCGAGGTCTTCGAACGCGAGGGCATCGGCGTCCGCACCGGCGTGAACGTCACCGCGGTCTCCCATGAGAACGACGAGTTCACCATGCACCTGGGCGACGAGAGCCTCACGGCCGAGCGTCTC
The sequence above is drawn from the Actinomadura hallensis genome and encodes:
- the hppD gene encoding 4-hydroxyphenylpyruvate dioxygenase, which encodes MDEFPVKGMDAVVFAVGNARQAAHYYSTAFGMRRVAYRGPENGSPDEAVHVLESGSARFVLRGPVRAGTDLGRHVAEHGDGVVDLAIEVPDVEAAYRHAVENGAKGLEEPHVLEDEHGKVTIAAIATYGETRHSFVDRSNYTGPYLPGFAPADPIVEPPEKRYFQGIDHCVGNVERMNEWADFYHRVMGFTDMAEFIGDDIATEYSALMSKVVADGTRKVKFPLNEPAESRRKSQIEEYLEFYGGPGVQHIALNTNDILATVDRMRAAGVEFLDTPDSYYEDPDLRKRIGEVRVPIEELQKRRILVDRDEDGYLLQIFTKPVQDRPTVFFEMIERHGSLGFGKGNFKALFEAIEREQARRGNL
- a CDS encoding Lrp/AsnC family transcriptional regulator; translation: MPIDELDGRLIELFTAEPRVGVLEASRRLGVARGTVQARLDRLARDGVISRFGPEIDPAALGYGVTAFVTLQLRQSRGRGESGHDPVGRRLAQVPEVLEAHTITGPGDMLCRVVARSNTDLQRVIDVIVDVEGVERASSVISLATQVPYRTLPLVRATAEQAKTARGERTTRTGRTTPDKQNAPHQKRPAT
- the greA gene encoding transcription elongation factor GreA, producing the protein MTETRADNVTWLTQEAYDRLKAELEHLSGPGRIEIAQKIEAAREEGDLRENGGYHAAKEEQGKIEGRILQLQSILENARVGEAPRTEGVVGPGMTVTVSFEGDDEEVTFLLASREEVGAPIDVYSPNSPLGAAINGKKVGDKATYALPNGRSMTVEILDATPYGAD
- a CDS encoding DUF4307 domain-containing protein, with product MTTSVSKPAGPSEDRRRPLGLVVIGVLVALASVGFGVIYMNAGRTPGIMAETVAFDIADTSVKITYLVAKGEDDEVRCTVDAFDPDFEILAEKEVVLPVGTSKVRDTETLTTPRRATGARIHGCRAV
- the mca gene encoding mycothiol conjugate amidase Mca — its product is MAVHAHPDDESSKGAATMAKYAAEGVEVLVVTCTGGERGDILNPAMDRPEIKADIGKVRQEEMARAREILGVRQSWLGFVDSGFPEGDPPPPLPEGCFALQPLETASEPLVRAVREFRPHVMLTYDEKGGYPHPDHVKCHEVSMEAFEAAGDPERYPGTGDPWQPLKLYYHLTFNKDRILALHNAMEKAGRESPYGDWIKRFDEESERRAKWEVTTRVPCADYFETRDRALLAHATQIDPNGFWFVVPLDIQREAWPTEDYHLARSLVDTELPEDDLFAGVREKVCL
- a CDS encoding pyridoxamine 5'-phosphate oxidase family protein, whose product is MAGGSKREQIKMTPDEVASFLAGNFKVQVATVGKEGEPHLVTMFYALLDGKIAFTTYKKSQKVQNLRRNPTMTCLVEDGVEYNELRGVALYGRGLIIEDPEPRSKVGMVVGSRMAGLPVPEIGEPVDPVVAEGIEKALEKRVLIVMEPDRVVSWDHGKV
- a CDS encoding ribonuclease Z produces the protein MSVRDLIVLGSASAVPTKARNHNGYLLRWDGHGVLFDPGEGTQRQMSRAGVSAHDVTWICVTHFHGDHCLGVPGVVQRIARDGVEHPVDAAFPASGRTYWERLRHATVFRDTDVVRERPVSGERMRLDTGDAPFTLEARRLSHPVEAYGYRLEEPDGRTMLPEELAARGVRGPLIRRLQEEGRITAPDGRTVTLEECSVPRPGQKVAFVMDTRLCDGARELADGVDMLVIESTFLQEDADLAAEYGHLTAAQAASVAAEAGVQRLVLTHFSERYPAEDEHRFLDEASAVFGGEITLVHDLDRISMPPRRLNVPERGQESHHG